A stretch of DNA from Aliarcobacter thereius LMG 24486:
AGTAGTTTTAAAAATCGATTCACAATATTATGTTGCAAATTATGATTTAAAAGAAACTGGTGAATTATTAGAAATAGTAGCTCTAAAAAAATATGTATATTTTGCTACAAATTTATCTGTATATAGATATGAAAAGCAAATTGATGATTCAAAGCTTTTTACATATTTAGAAGAGATTAAAAATAGCAAGATTAAATATGATTATTTTTGGAATTTAGACAGTAAAGAACTATATAATACAAAATTTATAAACTCTATATTTCAAAATCTTTATGATGAAAATTTATATAAATATATATATAACTTTTATGGTTTAAATATAATAAGTATAAAAAGTATTTTAGAAAATGAGAAATTAAATAAGCAGTTTGAACTAGATTTTACAGATCTTGAAAGATTAATATTTTAGAAACTTTAATAGTTTCTAAAATAATTACCAAGAGATAGCAGCTCCACTTGCTCCCATAATCTCTTTGGCATCTTCACTCATCATATGAGGTTCCCAAACAGGTTCAAATACTAAATTAACTTTTGTTTCATCAACTTCATCAACAGCCATAGATACATATCTAACTTGTTCAAGTAAACTATCAGCAACAGGACAAGCAGGACTTGTAAGAGTCATCTCTATCTCACAAAATAGATAGTTATCTCTCTCTTCTAGTTCTATACTATAAATTAAACCTAAATTATAGATATCCACAGGTATTTCAGGATCATAAACTTTTTTTATATTCTCTATGATTTTCTCTTTTATCTCTTCTTTATTAAAAATATTACTCATTTTATTTCCTTAACTTTTTAAAGCATACTCTTTTATTTTTTTAATCATTCCAATTACTCCACTTTGTCTATTTGGAGTAATCACTTCGCTAAGACCTAACTCTTTTACAACATCCATATCAATTTGTTTTAACTCATCTATTGTTGAATTTGAGAAAATACTTAAAATAATATATACTAAACCTTTTACAATAATAGCATCACTTGTTCCATAAAAAAACAGTTTATTCTCTTTTTGTTCACAAATTAACCAAACTTGTGAAGTACAACCATGAACTAAATTTTCAGGAATTTTATAACTATCTTCAAAATCTGGAAGTTTTTTACCCAAATCAATAATATATTCATATTTTGCTAACTCTTCTTCAAAAAAATCTAAATCTTCTTTAATATCCTCAATTCTTTGTTTAATACTCATTATTTTAATCCTTTAACATACTTAAAGCTCGTTTTAAAGCTACAATTAATTTATCAATATCTTCAAAATCATTGTAAAAAGCTAAACTAACTCTAATTGTTCCTTTTATATTTAATTTATTCATTATTGGCATTGCACAATGATGACCAACTCTTAGAGCAATTCCCATTTTATCAAGTAAAATAGAGATATCATCATGCATAATTCCTTTGAAGTTAAAACTTCTACTTCCATTACAGTTTTTTATATCATTATAAAAAATAATATCAGGAAGTTTTTTTAACTCATCATTTAAATAAATTAAAAGCTCATCTTTTCTTTTTTTAATATTTTCATAAGTAATGTTTTCTATATAATTTAAAGACTCTTTAAAAGCTATAACTCCAGCAATATTTTGAGTTCCTGCTTCAAATTTATATGGACTTGATAAAAAGCTTGTACCTTTTTCAAAATCAACTGTATGAATAGATGCCCCACCTGTAATATAAGGCTCAACTTCATCAAAGAACTTCTCTTTTATATAAATAGCTCCAACTCCTGTTGGACCAAAAGTTTTATGTGCAGAAATTGCAAAAAAATCACAATTTATATCTTGAACATCTATTTTGAAACTACTTAAACTTTGAGCTCCATCTATTAAAACTACACTTTGATATTTGTGAGCCAAAGATACAATTCTTTTAATATCATAAACTACACCAAAAGCATTTGTAACATGAGCAACACTTACAAAAGAGTTTGGATTTTCTTTTAAAAGTTCTTCAAAATGATTGTAATCAAAGTCTAAATTTGAATCACAATTTACAACTAGAAGACCATTTCCTAAAGTTCTATTTTGCATATGCCAAGGAACAATATTTGCATGATGTTCAAGGCTAGAGATTATTACCGTTTTAAATTTTTTTGCAAATGAAGAAGCTATGAAATTTATACTTTGTGTAACACCACTTGTAAAAATAATCTCCTCTTTTTTATTTGCATTTATAAATTTCTGTAAAACTTCTCTTGTTTTCTCAAATTCTGTTGTAGCAATTGCTGCATCTCCAAATCCACTTCTATGAGTATTTGAACAATATTCATTGTAATATTTTAAAGTAGAATCAATTACACTTTTTGGTTTTTGAGTTGTTGCTCCATTATCTAGATAAACTGTTTTTGACTTACTAAAAAATGGAAAATCTTTTTTATACATCTATATAAAACTCTCTTTTTTATAGTTTTCTACAAACTCTTGTAATTTTTCATCTTTTAAATTATCTTTAATTGAACTTTCAAATGCTTCAAGTAAAATTTTATAAGCTTCATCTTTTTTTATTCCTCTTGATTGAAGATAATATAATTGATCTTTATCTAAAGTTCCTGTTGTTGTTCCATGACTTGCTTCAAGTTCATCAATGAATATTTCTAAAAATGGTTGAGCAAAAACAACTGCATCATTACTTAATAAAATTGAGTTACAATTTTGGAAAGCTTTCGAATAAAGTCCTGTTTCTGTAACTATTGATTTGATTTTTACAACAGCTCTTGAATTATCAAGTAAAGAGTTTTTATAGTTTATATTACTTCTTGAATTTTCATTATTATGAGTTGTTCTTACAAGAGTTGAAGTGTTTGCTTTATCTCTTAGCTTATTTAAACCATTTAGTTCATAGTTTACATTTAAAGAATCAATTTTATTTTCAAAACTATTTACAATAAATCCATCACCTAATTCAAAGTTTGAAATTTCTAAATTTGATTTATCATTTTGAATAGATTTACAAGCAAAAACTAAAGAGTTTGAGCTTGAAATATCTTGATTTTTTATATATTCCAAAGATGCATTTTTACCAAGTTTTATAACTCTATTTGCAAAAACTGCTGAATCCTTAGATGAAGAGACAAAAACTTCAATAATAGAGGCTTTTACTCCATCTTTAATCTCTATTAAAAGATTATTTGAGAATAAAGTCGAATTCTCTTTTAAGCTATTTATTAAAATAATTGGTTCAAGAGTATCTTTTTCTATTTTTAGAATTTTTTGATTTTTATCTAAACTATTTGTAATATAAAAAAGCTTTGATTCATAATTTTCTTTATCTTCTTGGTTTAAAAAAGAGATATTTGAATCTGTTTTAAAATCTAAAATCTTTTTATCTTTAAAATCAAAATCAAATAGATTTGAGAAGTCAATTTTTAAAAACTCTTCCTCTTTCTTATGAGGTAAATTATTGTTTAAATTAATTATCTGCATTGTTTATTCCTAATGCTTCAAACCCTTTCTCATCAAGTTCTAAAGCTAAGTTATAATCTCCTGTTTTAGCAATCTTTCCATTACTTAAAATATGTACAAAATCAGGTTTTATAAGTTCTAAAAGTCTATCATAGTGAGTAATCATAAGAATTGATTTTTTCCCATCAAGCATAGAATTTATAACATTTGCAACAATTTTAATTGCATCAACATCAAGACCACTATCAATTTCATCAAGCATTATTAAATCAGGATTTAGCATTAAAAGTTGAATTAGTTCATTTCTCTTTTTTTCTCCACCACTAAAACCATCGTTTAAATCTCTTTGTAAAAGTTTTCTATCAATATCATATTTATTTGTTTCTTCTTTTACAAGTTTTAAAAATTGCATTGCATCAAGCTCTTCTTTACCTTCATAAGCTCTTTTTGCATTCATAGCAGTTCTTAAAAAATAGCTATTGTTTACTCCAGAAACTTCAACAGGACTTTGAAAACTCATGAAAATTCCCTCATTTGCTCTATCTGCTGCATCCATTTCTAATAAATCTTTATTTTTAAATGTAATCTTTCCACCATTTACTTCACAGTCATAGTGTGCTGCTAAAGTTTTAACTAAAGTTGATTTTCCAGCTCCATTCACACCCATTAAAACATGAACTTCACCTGGATTTATCTCTAGGTTTAAACCTTTTAAAATTTCATTATTATTTATACTTACTTTTAAATCTTCAATTTTTAATAACATCTATTATCCTTAAAAAATTTTCCATCTTTTGGAAATTTATATAATATAACACTTTTATAAAAAGTGATAAAACTTTATAAAAAGCAATTTATTACTTCTTATTTAACCAACACTTCCTTCTAAAGAGATACTTAACAACTCTTTTGCTTCAGCAGCAAATTCCATTGGTAACTCTTTTAAAACCTCTTTACAAAAACCATTTACAATCATAGCAATAGCATCTTCTTCATCTATTCCTCTTTGATTAAGATAAAAAAGTTGTTCATCAGAAATTTTTGAAGTTGTTGCTTCATGTTCAATATTTGCACTACTATTTCTTATTTCATGATAAGGATAAGTATGTGCTTGGCATTTGTGACCAATCAACAAAGAATCACATTCAGATATATTTCTTGCATTATCAGCATTTTTTCCAACTCTTACAAGTCCTCGATAAGCATTTATACCTTTCATAGCAGATATACCTTTTGAGATAATTGTAGATTTTGTATTTTTACCTAAATGAATCATTTTTGTACCAGTATCAGCTTGTTGAGCTCTTGAAGTAATAGCAACAGAGTAAAACTCTCCAACACTATTATCTCCTTGTAAAACACATGAAGGATATTTCCAAGTAATACTTGAACCAGTTTCAACTTGTGTCCAAGATACTTTTGAATTATCACCTTTACATAAAGCTCTTTTTGTAACAAAGTTAAGTATTCCACCTTTTCCTTCATCATCACCTGGGAACCAGTTTTGAATAGTTGAATATTTTATATGTCCATTTTCAAGTGCAACTAACTCAACAACTGCTGCGTGAAGTTGTCTATCATCTCTACTAGGAGCAGAACAACCTTCATTATAAGATACATAAGAACCTTCATCACAAATGATTAATGTTCTTTCAAACTGACCTGTATTTAAAGCATTTATTCTAAAATAAGTAGAAAGTTCCATTGGACATCTTGTGTTTTTTGGAATATATACAAAACTTCCATCTGTAAAAACTGCACTATTTAAAGCAGCAAAATAGTTATCCGTTACAGGAACTACACTTGCTAAATAGGTTTTTACTAAATCAGGGAATCTGTGAGCAGCTTCACTAATAGAACAAAATATAATTCCTAACTTTTCAAGTTCATCTTGATATGTAGTTTTTATTGAAACTGAATCAAATACTGCATCAACAGCAACACCTGCAAGCATTTTTTGCTCTTCAAGTGGAATTCCTAATTTTTCATAAGTTTTTAATATCTCTGGATCTACTTCATCCAAAGAACCAAGTGCTTTTTTTGGTGCTGAATAGTAAGCATAATCTTGATAATCTATTTTTGAATATTTTAAAAATGTCCAATCTGGCTCTTCCATTTTAAGCCATTTTTCATAAGCTTTTAGTCTAAAATCTAATAAAAATTCTGGTTCTTCTTTTTTTGCACTAATAGCTCTTATTACATCTTCATTTAAACCTTTTTCAAAAGTATCACTTTGAACTAATGTTTCAAAGCCTAGTTTGTAATCAGTGTTTATAATGTCATGTATTTGTTGGTTATCACTCATGACTTCTCCATAAAAAATTTATTTTAAATAGGACAAGTTTTATCCTAATTGGAATAATATCAAAATAAGTATATAATGTAAAGGCATAAATACTAATAAAGCAAATAAGTATTTGTTAATTCTATAAATAAACACCTTTACTATGGCATATTAAAATTAAGATAAATATTATCCTATTTTAAATAAAATATGGGAATTTTAATAAGTATATAAAAAATGGAAAAATAATGAAAGAATATTCAAAAAAGATAAATGAAAGAGTAGACAATCCAAAACACTTTGGAGAGATTAGTAAAATTGAAGCAGAAGCTTTGGGTTGTAAATTAGTTGTAGTTGATTATGAAGGAAATGCTAATGATACTATTAGAGTCTATTTTGCAATAACAAAAGATAGAAATGTTTTTACAGCAAAGTTTAAATCATTTTCAAGTGGATTAATAGTTGCTTTAAATGATATGATGATAGAACTTTGTATTGGAAAAAGTATAGAAAAAGTTTCAAGTATGTTTAAAACAGATGTTGAATTCGCATTAAGAGATGAGCCACAAATTCCAGCATTAAGTATTGAAGAGTTACATAATAGTTTTTTAAATTTTGTAATATTAAAAAAAGTTGCACTAAAATTTGATGAAAGAAATATGGAAGACTTTGCCGATGATTATATCATTTGTGAATGTGCAAGAGTAAATTTAAAAACAATTAAAGATGCAATAAAAGAGTTTAATCTTAAAACTATTGAAGAAATAGGTGAGAAAACAAAAGCAGGAATATTTTGTAAATCATGTAGAAACGAAGGTGGATTGGAAGAAAAAGAGATCTATTTAAGTGATATTTTAGAACAAACACTAAAAGAATTAGATAACAGTCAAGCTCCTTCTTATATGAATAGCTCTTTTAATGATATGACAAAAGAACAAAAACTTGAACTTATAGAAGATGTTTTGGATGATGATATAAGACCAATGCTTATTATGGATGGTGGAAATATGGAGATATTAGATTTGGTTGAATCAAAACCACATTATGATCTATATATTAGATATTTAGGAGCATGTAGTGGATGTAGTGCAGGTAGTATGGGAACATTATATGCTATTGAATCAATTCTACAAAATAAAGTAGATGAAAATTTAAGAGTATTACCAATTTAACGAATTTTTTGATAATATAACTAAAAAATAAGAAGGGGATATTTATGTTTGCTATATATAATAATGGAACAGTTGGTTTTAGAAGTACGAGTGATAATCTGTATGACTTAAAAAATATTGAACAAATAGAACCTATTAGATTTAGTCCAAAAGAGGGTTTTATACATGATTATACAGAAGATCAAGAGAGAAAAAAGCAAGAGTTTATAAACTCTTATAGAAAAATGGCAGAAATTGATACTCTTGAACCTGTATATAAAATCAAAGATATTATGACAGAAGATGTATTTCATGCATCATTAAATACCACAGTTGAAGATATTTACTATTTTATAAATGATAAAAGAGTATCTTCAATACCTATTACAGATTTTGGTAAAAAAATAGTTGGGATTATTGATAAAAAAGTTATTTTAAACCTTATTATGAAACATATTGATGATATAGAATCTACTTTAAAGAAGACAATGAATGATATTTATATACCAGAAGTTTTAACAGCTGATCCAGAAGCAGATGTTAGAAAAGTTGTTCAGGTTATGTTGGATTTGAGATTAGATGCTGTTCCAATAGTTGATGACAATGATATATTAGTTGGAATAGTTTCGAAAACAGATATATTAAAAGCAGTTGCAAATTTACCAAAGCTGCAGTTATGGAGCTAATTAAATAAGCTAATTAGCTTATTTAATATTTAAAGTTGATTTCCATCATCAAAAAATATTTTATTTCTACCAGCTCTTTTTGCATCATATAAAAGAGAATCAGCTTTCTCGTGAGCTTTATCTAGTGAATCATATTTACTTCTAAAAGAGACTCCAGCTGAAAAAGTTATATTTATTTTACTGTTTTTATATACAAAAGTGCTATTTAAGAAAGCATTTTTTACTCTTTTTATATATCTGCTTATTTCAATTTTATCCATAAAATTAATCAAAGCAACAAACTCTTCTCCACCATAACGAGCTATTACATCTTCTTTTCTTGTAAGATTTTTTATAATACTTGCAAAAGATTTTAAGATTTCATCTCCACAAGAGTGACCATATTTATCATTTATTTTTTTGAAATGATCTATATCAAAAAATATTATTGCATAGTTTGTATTAAATAAATAGTACTGTTTTTCCATTTTCTTAATTTCACTATCATAAGCTCTTCTATTATAAACATTTGTTAGAAAATCATATAAATACTCTTCTTTTGCAATTTTTAATTCATTCTCTAAATCTTGTATTTGTCTATTTAAAAGTTTTACTTTATCAATATTTGTAGATAATATTTTATTACTTTCAAGTAAAGAGCTTTCCATCTTTTCAATACTATTAATAAGCTTTTTCTGAACAATAAGAATCTCTCTTTTAGATGAATCTGATATATCCAAAGTTACTAAATCATCTTTTATTTTCTTAATGTCTTCTTGTTGATTTGTACTATCTTGTAATGTTTTATCATAGTATCTACTCATTAAAGATGTAAGTTTTATGATATCTTGTGTTTTATCTCTTAAAACTAACCTATCTTTTTCAACTCTTAATTTTGCAAATTTTTTAATTTGATGTAGAGATTCATTTTTTAATGCATCTTTTGGATTCTTTAATAAATAAAGGATAAAGTCTTCTACTTCATAAGTAATATCATAATTGATTGAAGGAGCTAAAGTATCACTAAAAGTTTCAATAAGTTTCTTTAAATCATCATTTGAAGTTCTATTTGATAGTATTTTTAGCATACCAAAAATAGAGTTTTTATGTAAACTCTTTTTTTCATCTTTTGTTAAGCTAAATAGACTATTTTCAAATATCTCTATTTCTTTAAAATACTCTTCACCATCTTTTACTTGATTTAAAAACTCAAGAAAATAATTTTCAGGAGTTGCTGCAAGTCTTTTGTCTTTTAAACCTTCTAATGTATTCTTTGTAATCTCTTTTATATCCAACATTTGTTTAGCCTTAAGTTTCATAAGTAAAATTATATCACTTATGATATAATAAATAGTTAATTAAATAGATAAAGAAGAGAGAAATGAAACAAAGTACTCAGATTTTAAAAAATACAAATGCACAAATTTTAGATGAATTTAATGCTTCTATAATGTTTGACAAAGAACTTTATTCTCAAGATATAAAAGGTTCAATAGCTCATTCAAAAATGTTAGCTTTACAAAATATTATAACAAATGATGAACAGCTTGAGATAGAAAAAGGTCTTTTACAAGTATTAAAAGAGATAGAAAAAGGAGAATTTAAATTTTCACTCGAATTTGAAGATATTCATATGGCAGTTGAAAGTAGGCTTATTGAGATTATTGGTGATTCTGGAAAAAGAGTTCATACAGCAAGAAGTAGAAATGATCAAGTTTGTACAGATTTCACTCTTTATGTACAAGAGAAAACAGTAAGTATAAAAAAACAGATTAAAACTCTTATTGAAACTTTTGTTGAACTTGCAAATAAGCATACAGATACTTTAATGCCAGGAATGACACATCTACAACATGCACAACCAATTAGCTTTGGTTTTCATATGATGGCATATGCAAATATGTTTAAAAGAGATTTTGAAAGATTTAAATCTTCTTATGAAAGAAACAATTTCTCTCCTCTTGGAAGTGCAGCACTTGCTGGAACTCCACACAATATTGATAGGTTTAAAACAGCTGAATTACTAGGATTTACTGCTCCAACACAAAATGCTATGGATAGTGTTTCAAATAGAGATTTTGCTTTAGAGATATTATTTAATATTTCTACTTGTATGATGCATATAAGTAGAATTTCAGAAGAGCTTATTTTATGGTCATCTTATGAGTTTGGTTTTGTTAAAATGAGCGATATGTATGCAACTACTAGTTCAATAATGCCACAAAAGAAAAATCCTGACGTTCCTGAATTATTAAGAGGAAAAACAGGTCGTGTGTATGGAAACTTAATATCTTTACTCACAGTTATGAAATCTCTTCCACTTGCATATAATAAAGATACACAAGAAGATAAAGAGGGAGTTTTTGATTCAGTTTCTACTATTGAAATATCATTAAGTATTTTAAATGAAGTAATTAAAACTATGATAATAAATAAAGAAAAAATGATAGAAGCTTGTAAAGTAGGGCATTTAACAGCAACAGATTTAGCTGATTATTTAGTTTCTAAACAAAATATTCCTTTTAGAACAGCTTATTATATTACAAAAGAAGTTGTAGCTTTTGCAAATGCTTTAAATAAAGATATTAGTGAATTAAATATAGATGAAATTAGAAAATCATCAAAAGATTTAGAAAATGTTAATGAGGATATAGTTTCTTATCTTAATTTAGAAAATTCTATGAATAGTAGAAACTCTTTTGGGGGTACTTCTACAAAACAAACAAAACTAGCTATTGAAACTTTTCAAGATTGGTTAAAAAATATTTAAAATAAAAAAGCCCAAATATTAAATTTGGGCTTTAAATAAAATAGAAAATAAAGATTATCTAATTAAAAACTTATTTGTAAGATTATATAAACTATTTATATCTGTTTTACCTACAAAAGCTTCAATTCCGATTCTATCCATTTTTCCTTTTACAGCATCTGTTGTCATTGATGAGTTTACAATAACTGGAATGTGAGAATATTTAGAGTTACTTTTTATAAAAGAAGCTACTTGATAACCATCAGTTCCAGGCATCTCAATATCTGTTAATATCATACCAATTTTTGATGCATCTATCTCTTCAATTCTATCAAGTAAATCACCACCATTTGGATATATTTCATAATCAACTTCTATTTGAGTGAAGAATTTATGTAGAACTTCTCTAGCTACTGCTGAATCTTCAGCTGCAAGAATTTTTTTACTAGAACTAATTTTATTTTCTACATATTTCTTAATATCTCTTCCACCATCATCAGTCCACTTGATATCTCTTAAAAGTTGCTCAGCATTAAAAACAGTACAAAGCTCTTCTTTATTGTTTACTTTTACATAAGTTGTATAAGTAATTTTACTATTTGTTTCTTCTGTATGTCTTAGCTCTTGAGTAGTTTTTTCTACAATATCTAGCATGTCTTTAACTAAAAAACCTATTTTTTTATGATTAAATTCACAAAAAATAATTAGTTTATATTCATGCGTTTCAAAAGGTTTTAACCCTAACCAAGCATCAAGATTTATTAAAGTTACAGGTTCTCCTCTAATTGTTGCTATCCCTGCTATAACATTTGTTTCTTTTGGAGTATCGTTGATTTTCACTTCATCTGTAATTATAAAAGCTTTAACTTTTGCTATATTTATTGCATAAATATTATTATGACCAGTGTAAAAAACTGCTAATTGTTGAACATTTCGAAGATGTCCTTGTGTCATTTGTTCAACACTACCACCAATACCGCTCATGTAAATCCTTTTTTTAGAATATTGATTATTATATAAGTAATTAACTTTGAATATCTTTAACTAAACTTAATTTTCTTATAATCTTTTGTACCGTAACAGAGGCTATCATTAAACCAAAACTAGCTGTTACTCCTTCAAAACTTCCTTTATCTATGCAAAGTGGAACTTCAGTTGAATATATTACTTTAAACTTCTTTTTGAATCCTTGCTTTTTTAATTCATCTCTTACTTTTTTAATAAATTTATCATTATAGCTATCCCAAATAGAACCATAAGTTATCTTAAGAGGATCCATTCTTTTTGCTCCACCACCTGTACTTATAACTTTTGTAAAATGTTTTTTTATTAAGTGTATTTTTGGTTTTACATCATCTATTGCATCTAAAATATAATCAAATGATGAGAAGTCAAAATTATCTATCCATTCAGGAGTTATTTTTACACAAATTGGAGTAACATTTGGATATCTTTCTTTCATAACATCAACTTTTATTCTTCCAATATTTCCATGACTTCCTAATTGTCTATTTTGATTTGAAGGTTCATAAGTGTCAAAATCAACTATTGTTATGTTTGTTATTCCAGAGTTGTATAAAGCATCAAGGGCAAAACTTCCAATTCCTCCAACACCAAAAAGAATTATTTTTGTATCTTGAAATTTTTTTAAAGCTTCTTCACCAAAAAGCATATTAATTCTACTATATTGCATGTTTTAAATCTTCTTTACAAATTTTTGGTTATTATAACACAAAATATTTATTGGAGAAATTATGGATAAAGAACCAATGACACTAGCTGGTTATAATAAAGTAACAGCAGAGTTAGATTATTTAAAAAATAAAGAGAGACCTGAAACAGTAATTGCACTAGATGAAGCAAGGCAATTAGGTGATTTAAAAGAGAATGCTGAATATCACAGTGCAAAAGAGAAATTAAAGTTTATAGATGTTCAAATGGCTGAAATAAGCAATATTATATCAAAAGCAGTAATAGTAAATCCAGAAGTTCTTCCTCATGATAGAGTGAGTTTTGGTTCAACAGTTTCATTAATAGATGTAGAAACAGATGAAGAGTTTACTTATACAATAGTTGGTGGAGTTGAATCAAATGTAGAGAAAGGTTTTATATCTTTTAACTCACCTTTAGCAAAACAATTAATGGGAAAAGTTGAAGGTGATGAGTTTACAGCTAAACTTCCAGGTGGAGAAAAAGTATTTGAAGTTTTTGCAATATTTTATAAAGAGATAGAGATATAGTTTGAGTTTTGTATTAAAAGATAATGCTATTT
This window harbors:
- a CDS encoding tRNA threonylcarbamoyladenosine dehydratase, translated to MQYSRINMLFGEEALKKFQDTKIILFGVGGIGSFALDALYNSGITNITIVDFDTYEPSNQNRQLGSHGNIGRIKVDVMKERYPNVTPICVKITPEWIDNFDFSSFDYILDAIDDVKPKIHLIKKHFTKVISTGGGAKRMDPLKITYGSIWDSYNDKFIKKVRDELKKQGFKKKFKVIYSTEVPLCIDKGSFEGVTASFGLMIASVTVQKIIRKLSLVKDIQS
- the argH gene encoding argininosuccinate lyase; this encodes MKQSTQILKNTNAQILDEFNASIMFDKELYSQDIKGSIAHSKMLALQNIITNDEQLEIEKGLLQVLKEIEKGEFKFSLEFEDIHMAVESRLIEIIGDSGKRVHTARSRNDQVCTDFTLYVQEKTVSIKKQIKTLIETFVELANKHTDTLMPGMTHLQHAQPISFGFHMMAYANMFKRDFERFKSSYERNNFSPLGSAALAGTPHNIDRFKTAELLGFTAPTQNAMDSVSNRDFALEILFNISTCMMHISRISEELILWSSYEFGFVKMSDMYATTSSIMPQKKNPDVPELLRGKTGRVYGNLISLLTVMKSLPLAYNKDTQEDKEGVFDSVSTIEISLSILNEVIKTMIINKEKMIEACKVGHLTATDLADYLVSKQNIPFRTAYYITKEVVAFANALNKDISELNIDEIRKSSKDLENVNEDIVSYLNLENSMNSRNSFGGTSTKQTKLAIETFQDWLKNI
- a CDS encoding chemotaxis protein CheV, with amino-acid sequence MSGIGGSVEQMTQGHLRNVQQLAVFYTGHNNIYAINIAKVKAFIITDEVKINDTPKETNVIAGIATIRGEPVTLINLDAWLGLKPFETHEYKLIIFCEFNHKKIGFLVKDMLDIVEKTTQELRHTEETNSKITYTTYVKVNNKEELCTVFNAEQLLRDIKWTDDGGRDIKKYVENKISSSKKILAAEDSAVAREVLHKFFTQIEVDYEIYPNGGDLLDRIEEIDASKIGMILTDIEMPGTDGYQVASFIKSNSKYSHIPVIVNSSMTTDAVKGKMDRIGIEAFVGKTDINSLYNLTNKFLIR
- the greA gene encoding transcription elongation factor GreA, yielding MDKEPMTLAGYNKVTAELDYLKNKERPETVIALDEARQLGDLKENAEYHSAKEKLKFIDVQMAEISNIISKAVIVNPEVLPHDRVSFGSTVSLIDVETDEEFTYTIVGGVESNVEKGFISFNSPLAKQLMGKVEGDEFTAKLPGGEKVFEVFAIFYKEIEI